In Haematobia irritans isolate KBUSLIRL chromosome 1, ASM5000362v1, whole genome shotgun sequence, a genomic segment contains:
- the LOC142231416 gene encoding uncharacterized protein LOC142231416, with product MDNRYFQYDGKIYKQKRGLPMGSPASPIVADIMMEKLLDESLRKLTQKPKIITKYVDDLFAIIKETEIERTLTTLNNYHSNIRFTMELEEDEKLPYLDILILRNKKNITLDWYQKNTASGRIMNFYSKHPKRIIINTAQNLINRVLSISDKRFHQDNKKILQRILEENNFSKNIIKNLITSFKPRTEKRDIEKPTEKIFKSLIYIPGISERITKSNIFDKNKYDLAHKSNNTVKKLFTNIKDKIPKTETPNVIYEISCEGNSVEKCKMVYIGTTKNKLKTRISGHKSDIKTRSNSKLQKTALAAHCATTKHQPNFNDVRILQQENNTNKRYTLEMLHINNVPTKRRMNYKTDTDNIAHIYRHMVCKNDHRQAKNNSNNNISQQ from the coding sequence ATGGATAATAGATATTTTCAATATGACGGCAAAATATACAAACAGAAAAGAGGGTTACCTATGGGATCTCCAGCTTCCCCCATCGTGGCGGACATAATGATGGAAAAACTACTGGACGAAAGTTTGAGGAAACttacacaaaaaccaaaaataataacTAAATATGTGGACGACTTATTTGCTATCATTAAGGAAACGGAAATTGAAAGAACCCTGACAACACTCAACAACTACCACAGCAACATCCGATTTACTATGGAACTGGAAGAAGACGAAAAATTACCATATTTGGACATATTGATACttagaaataagaaaaatataactTTGGACTGGTATCAGAAAAACACGGCGTCAGGgagaattatgaatttttattcaaaacatCCTAagagaataataattaatacagCCCAAAATCTAATTAACAGAGTTCTTTCCATCAGTGACAAACGATTCCATCAAGACAACAAGAAAATACTACAAAGGATACTAGAAGAGAATAATTTCTCTAAGAACATAATCAAGAATTTAATAACATCCTTTAAACCACGCACGGAAAAAAGAGACATTGAAAAACCGacagaaaaaatcttcaaatcttTAATATATATACCAGGAATATCGGAAAGAATAACGAAAtccaacatttttgacaagaaCAAATATGACTTAGCACACAAATCCAATAatacagttaaaaaattatttaccaaCATCAAGGACAAAATTCCAAAAACGGAAACACCGAATGTGATTTATGAAATTTCATGCGAAGGAAATTCagtagaaaaatgtaaaatggtGTATATTGGAAccacaaaaaacaaattaaaaacaagaatatCAGGTCATAAATCTGATATAAAAACTCGCAGCAATTCTAAACTACAAAAAACCGCGTTGGCAGCCCACTGTGCAACAACCAAACATCAACCAAACTTCAATGATGTCCGCATATTACAGCAAGAAAATAATACCAACAAAAGATACACATTAGAAATGCTGCACATCAATAATGTACCAACAAAAAGAAGAATGAATTACAAAACAGATACAGACAACATCGCCCACATATACAGACATATGGTATGCAAAAATGATCATCGACAGGCAAAGAACAATTCGAACAACAACATCAGCCAACAGTGA